The Pan paniscus chromosome 23, NHGRI_mPanPan1-v2.0_pri, whole genome shotgun sequence genome includes the window AGCGAAGGGCAAAGAGGAATGTATGTAGTAAATCTAAAAACCACTGGCTGTGCAAGCGATGATGATAATCACGCCCAGTAGACTGTTAAAAACATTATTAAACAGGCTGACAGCAATAGCAGGAAGTCAGAAGGGAGCAGGGGACTTCACATTTTCCAGGCTTCAAAGTCGATATATTGCCAGGTGGGTATAAGTGTGACTTCCTTCACTTTAGATTTTGATAAGTTTAACGTGCAATGAGTAATTTGTAGGCAGTGAGTAAAACACCAGAAACAGAGTCTGTAACCTCCAAACCAGAAGAAGGAAAAACCAAAATGAGAGAAGAAGCGTCAATGAAAACTAAggcaagaacagagagaaaaaggaacatagaATAGATGAGATCaacaaaagttaaatgaaatCAGATGGTAGGTACTGTGGTTATCAGGCTCCAAGGCAGCCCCCAGTGATCCTCACCCCCAGGCAGTCATGCATGTGTGCTCCCCTCCTGTCTAGATCAGGATTGAGGTGCATGGCCAGTAGAATATAGGAGCAGCAGGGGTATGTGATGTCTTGGGTGAGGTCATAAAGACCTCATGAATCTAGTGGTCTCTCTTGAATCACTCACTggaggaagccagctgccatgttgtgaggacactcaagcagccctgtGGAAGGTCCACGTGGGAGGGACCGATGGGGGGTGCACCATCAGGGAGGTGGGTCCCCAGCTCCAGGCAAACCTTCAGATGAGGCTGCCTCAGTTCACACCGGGACTGAGCTTCAGAAGCATCCCTGAGGCAGCACCATGCCGAGGAGCCCTTCTCGGACTCCTGAGCCACAGAAAACGTGGAGGATAAATGTTTGCTTTGTCAGCAGCTCTGCTTTGCAGTGATTTCTTATGCAGAATCAATCACCACAGAATCCATGTACATGATTACATTAAACGTAAATGTTACATGCACTGGTTAAAAGACACTGGCAGTCCGGAATTTTATGcagagaaatatataaaacataagcttatataatgatgaaagaaaaaacataccaggaaaatcctcaccaaaataaaattagtaaCAATCTGAAAACTCTAAAGCAAGAACTGACAGAATTACATGCATCTTATCATACTTTGCTTAGTAACTGATAAGCaaactaagaaaatgaaatatgtcaACAACACAATAAACAAATCTGGCCCAACTCATGATACTGAACAATTTCAGAATTACACATTATTTGCACcaagaaacatttacaaaaattgacGACCTAAAGCAACTGACAATCATCTAATGACTCACAATCCTCCATCTGACATGCACTCCTCCATCTGACATGCACTCCTCCATCTGACATGCACTCCACTATCTGACGTGCACTCCTCCATCTGACGTGCACTCCTCCATCTGATGACGTGCACTCCTCCATCTGACATGCACTCCTCCATCTGACGTGCACTCCTCCATCTGACGTGCACTCCTCCATCTGATGACGTGCACTCCTCCATCTGACGTGCACTCCTCCATCTGACGTGCACTCCTCCATCTGACAATGTGTACTCCTCCATCTGACAATGTGTACTCCTCCATCTGACGTGCACTCCTCCATCTGACGTGCACTCCTCCATCTGATGATGTGTACTCCTCCATCTGACATGCACTCCTCCATCTGACATGCACTCCTCCATCTGACAATGTGTACTCCTCCATCTGACAATGTGTACTCCTCCATCTGACATGCACTCCTCCATCTGACGTGCACTCCTCCATCTGATGATGTGTACTCCTCCATCTGACGTGCACTCCTCCATCTGACGTGCCTCCTCCATCTGACGTGCACTCCTCCATCTGACGTGCACTCCTCCATCTGACGTGCACTCCTCCATCTGACGTGCACTCCTCCATCTGACGTGCACTCCTCCATCTGACGTGCACTCCTCCATCTGACGTGCACTCCTCCATCTGACGTGCACTCCTCCATCTGACGTGCCTTCTCCATCTGACGTGCACTCCTCCATCTGACGTGCACTCCTCCATCTGACAACATGCACTCCTCCATCTGACGACGTATACTCCTCCATCTGACGTGCACTCCTCCATCTGATGATGTGCACTCCTCCATCTGACATGCACTCCTCCATCTGACATGCACTCCTCCATCTGACATGCACTCCTCCATCTGATGTGCACTCCTCCATCTGATGACGTGCACTCCTCCATCTGATGTGCATTCCTCCATCTGACAATGTGTACTCCTCCATCTGACGTGCACTCCTCCATCTGACAATGTGTACTCCTCCATCTCACGTGCACTCCTCCATCTGACAATGTGTACTCCTCCACCTGATGATATGTACTCCTCCATCTGACGTGCACTCCTCCATCTGACGTGCACTCCTCCATCAGACAATGTGTACTCCTCCATCTGACGTGCACGCCTCCATTTGACAATGTGTACTCCTCCATCTGATGCGCATTCCTCCATCTGACGACGTGCACTCCTCCATCTGACGATGTGTGTTGATGAAAACCCAGCATCCCCTGTCACAGTTAAGAGACTCCTGCCCACTCTTAACACTGCAGGTCCATGTAGGTGTGGAGCAGCAAGAATAAGACACAAAAGGCATAAAGATCATAAGGGAAGAAGTGAAACGGAATTGATTTGCAGGTGATGTGACTTTGTGGAAAACCCAAAGGCATCTACAAGTTGCCAGAACCAAGAGGTGAATTTACCAACAAGTTGGGACACAGTGTCCATGTACAAAACCAGGGCATTTCGCACATTTTAGCAACAAACAATTGgaagataaaatttcaaatactattgataaaattatcaaaatttatgtgtaaaatatacttataaaagtatcaaaaatccatcaaatacctaggaataaatgtaaTGAAAACTATGCAATAATATTGCTtggagaaactgaaaaaaacctaaataaacgTTGAGATACATCATGTGCAGGGATCAGAAGCCTCAATATTGTAGGATATCAATTCTCCCCAAAATGATCTATAGATTTgatgcaatctcaataaacatcccAGCAGgtctttttaaaacttaacatgaggctgggcatggtggctgatgcctgtaatcccagcactttgggaggccgaggcgggtggatcacaaggtcaggagatcgagaccatcctggctaacacggtgaaaccccgtcactactaaaaatacaaaaaaattagccgggcgtggtggtgtgcgcctgtcatcccagctactcgggaggctgaggcaggataatcgcttgaacctgggaggcggaggttgcagtgagccaagatcgcaccgctgcactccagcctggcaacaaagcgagactccgtctcaaaataaataaataaataaataaatacttaacatgaaaattcaggccaggtgcggtggctcacgcctgtaatcccggcactttgggaggccgaggtgggcagatcacgaggtcaggagttcgagaccagcctggccaacacactgaaaccccatctctactaaaaatacaaaaaattagccgggcatggtggtgggcacctgtaatcccagctacttgggaggctggggcagaagaatcacttgaactcaggaggcagaggttgcaatgagctgagatcatgtcactgcactccagcctgggcaactgtgcgagactccatctcaaaacaaagagacaacaataacaacaacaaaaccattcAAATGACATAGAGTAGCCAACGCAATtttgaagaagaaacaaaattggaAAATGTATACTAtcatatttggttttgttttgtgttttgtttttgaggtggagtctctctctgtcacccaggctggagtgcaatggcgtggtcttggctcactgcaacctccacctcctgggttcaagcaactctcctgcctcagcctccttactagctgggattacaggtgcctgccaccatgcctggctatttttttttttttttagtagtttcgccatgttggtcaggctagtttcCAACttgtgacctcaaatgatccgcctgcctcggcctcccagagtgctggggttacaggtgtgagccaccactgtcGTATTTGAAAACTtcgaagacagtgtggtattgacaTAAGGATAGGTAAATAGATTGTTGAAACAGCATAAATAATCCAGAATTCCTTCAAGAGAGtctatttttgacaaaggtgcccaAGTAATTCAGTGGGAGGAAGGATGGTCTTTTTGAtgatggtgctggaacaactggacagtCACAGGAAAATCTAAATTTAACGTTTTATTTAGGAAGCAAGAATTGCAATTCAGGGCATATACACAGACGGGGTGATCTCACTACGTCCGAAGAACAAAGACAAGGTTGGGAGTTTTCTTAGAAACATAAATGATCTGTGCTGTTTCACAAGCAAGCTCACCAGCAAGACCAGTAAGCACCAGGAGACCTGTGGGGCTCTGACGGGTGAATGATGGTGTGGCTGAAAGCACGTTCAGAGTCCCAGCAGGTTGTTTCAGCAGCTCGCAGATAAAACTGTCTTCGGATTACAGGGGCTGCTTTAGGTGCTGGGCTcacaaaatgtttaatttttggagCAGGTGCCAGGTTATGTTCTGAGTGTTTTTTCCCCTGGCCCCTTGATTCTGATTTAGTTGTGTAGGACAAGAGTGAGCCCATTTGTATCATTGGCTTTTACAACACCATACACAAGAATTCACTCAAGAcgcatcattgaccaaaatgtgaAAGTCAGAACCATAAAGCTTGTCGAAGGAATCACAGAAGAGCATTTAATGCCTGAGAAGCTGGACACCCTGTTTACACAGAGCGATTATTACATACTGCATGCCTGCATCATCATATTTCATGtaacccacaaatatatacacctactgtgtacccacagatataaaaaaaaaaactaattagcaaaaactccaaaaaaaaaaaaaaaaaaggcatcactAAGAAAgcaaaaaggcaaaaaccacagactgggaggaaACAGTCCCACTGTGCATATCTgacaaacaaacacacagaagAGGCCGAGCGCGggggctcaggcctgtcatcccagcacctgaggtcgggagttcgagaccagcctgcccaacatggtgaaaccccgtctctactaaaaatacaaaattagctgggcatggtggtgcatgcctgtaatcccagctactcgggaggctgaggcaggagaatcgcttagaaCCCCAGAGGCttaggttgccgtgagccgagatcgtgtggttgcactccagcctgggcaacagagtgagaccttgtctcaaaaataaataaattaaataaatatacagaatctataaaaaccaCTACAAGTAACTAACCAAAGGCAAGCAACCTAATTTTACAATAGGAAAAAGACTTAGTAAGGCATTTTGCAAAGCAAAATATCTGAAAGGCTAATGAACAAAGTGCTCAGCATGGCTAGTCACCTGAGAAACACGAattaaaaccacgatgagatacccgTACACCTACCAGACTGGCTAAAAACACAGCCTGACAATACCCAGTGTTGACCAGGATGTGGGGCAACCAGGACTCTCACGTGGCAGGTGGGAGTGCAAAACGCCACAACCATATTGGAAATGGGGAGTTTCTTCTAAAGCAAAACCCAAGCATCCTTCATGACATAGTGGTGCCACTCTTGGACACACAGCCAAGACAGACAAAGGCACATGTCCCCGTAACGGCCGGAACAGGATGATCAGAGCAACTTCATTTATCACAGTCCTACACTGGAAGCAAGGCAGCTGTCCGTCAGCAGGGGACCAGGCGGGCTCTGGCACACGTGTGCAATGCAGTACTGTTATCACCGACAAAGGGTGCACCCCCGTCACACTGTACAGCCGCTGCACCTCAGAGTGCAGGGTCAGACACGGAAATACACCCACCACTCTGCACCGCCGCCACCTCAGAGTGGAGGGTCAGACACGGAAATACACCCGCCACTCTGCACAGCCGCCACCCTGCACAGCCGCCACCTCAGAGCGGAGGGTCAGACACGGAAATACACCCGTTACTCTGCACCGCCGCCACCTCAGAGCGGAGGGTCAGACATGGAAGCGCAGACCGTGCCGCTCCACCTGTAAGACGTGCAGGGACCACCAAAGGTAATCGATGATGATTTAAGTCCAATAGTGATGATCACCATTTGGAGAAGAGACTAGAAAAGGCAGGAGGCTCCGTGTGGCTGTGTGGGTATCACACATGTGACAATCCATCAAGCTGTGTCTACTTACGGTCTGTCCTCACTGTAGGTAAGTCATACCTTCACAAGACCGTTTGGAAAGAGATACTATTTACTAGGCAAGAAAAACCACCAAATGGCTAGAAAAACATCTAATGAATGACATGCCAGACTTGCCAGACCTTCTATCCTGAAAACCACTGAGGAAAGTCAAAGAACTCGGTTAAATGAACCAGATCTGGATCATGGTtggaaaactttatttaaaaaaaagtcggccaggtgcggtggctcacgcctgtaatcccagcacttagggaggccgaggtgggtggatcacctgaggtcaggagttcaagattagcctgaccaatatgatgaaaccccatctctactaaaaatacaaaaaaattagctgggcgtggtggtgtgcgcctgtagtcccagctactcagggggctgaggcaggagaatcacttgaacccaggaggcggacgttgcagtgagctgagattgtgccactgcactccagcctgggagacaggacagaacgggactccatctcaaaaaaaaaaaaaaaaatcagctgggcatggtggctcatgcctgtaatcccaacactttgggaggccaaggtgcgtggattgcctgagcttaggagtttgcaaccagcctggccaacatggtgaaactctgtctctactaaaatacaaaatattaaccaggcatggtagtgggcgcctatggtccctgctactcaggaggctgaggcaggagaattgcttgaacccgggatatggaggttgcagtgagccaagatcgagccactgcactccagcctgggcaacagaatgagactccgtctcaaaaaaaaaaaaaaggatgtccgTTCTCCCCAAGATCTGCAGATTCAAGGTGATCCCAGTCAAAGTCCCAGCAGTTTGTTGTTCTTAAGCCAACAAGCTCCAAGGGCCAGCACGTACTTCCTGTCCTGCTGGCCGGACTGGGCCTGGTGACCCTGTCGCCGCAGGCCTTTTGCAGCACAGGCTCTGAGTGCACCGGTGCGGTTGCCTGACTGTCACGGAACAAACACACACCAGGCAAGCACTAGCCTGAGGCCGAGGGGCACATGGAGCTGGCCTGAGCCCAGCCAGGAGTCTGGAAGCAAGCCCAGCTCCTCCCGGCCGTGCCCTCGAGGGCCTGACCGCGAAACACTCGTACGCACGGGTTGGAGTTGTTTGCCACGCGTGGCAACTGCGGCAGGAACCTGACTCACACACGGACGCCAGCACCCACAAGTGAGAGGCACCTCAGACACGTGGTGTCGGCTTTGGAAGCAGCTGGTGGGTGGTGAGGAAATGTCACAGCTCTGGAAAGAGAGAGGCCTCTGTAAGGTGGTGTCAAAATGCCAGGTTGAATCAACAGTCATCTGCGGGGACTCCGAAGGCAGGCAATCTGCCCAGTGAACTCGCAGCACCAGGCAGGAGGGTCTGGAGGGAGAACCCTGGTGGCATGGCTGGTATGTGAGGATCAAAGGCAGAGGAGATCTTTCCTCTTCAGCATGAGAATTTGGCACTGGGCTAAGCCTCCAGCTGCCTCCCGCTGGTGACCTGGTAAAGGGGAACATAAACTCCTTTGGTCGGCAACATTGCTTACGGCAACACTGCCCCGTGGCAGGCAGACCACGTGGGGACTGGGGAGTCATTGGTGTCTGGGAGGCCACGTCACTGGCCTTCCTGAGTGATCCCCACACCTGGGAATGTGCCCTGCGGGCCATAGCCACGGGATTGCTGCAGGAGGAACTTTGCCTCCTGTGGGGCAAGAGGCATCTCCGTGAGTGGGTCCCAGCCCCTGAATCGCAGTGGGAATCAGGGAGGCGGCAACACCTGCGCGCCGTCATAAAGACCTCACCATGCCCTCGTAAAGACCCCACACACCCTCGTAAAGACCCCATCACACCATCCTGAAGACCCCACACACCCTCGTAAAGACCCCCATCACACCATCCTAAAGACCCCACACACCCTCGTAAAGACCCCCATCACACCATCCTAAAGACCCCACACACCCTCGTAAAGACCCCCATCACACCATCCTAAAGACCCCACACACCCTCGTAAAGACCCCCATCACACCATCCTAAAGACCCCACACACCCTCCTAAAGACCTCCATCACACCATCCTAAAGACCCCACACACCCTCGTAAAGACCCCCATCACACCATCCTAAAGACCCCATCACACCCTCCTAAAGACCCCCATCACACCCTCGTAAAGACCCCCATCACACCATCCTGAAGACCCCCCCACACCCTCATAAAGACCCCCATCACGCTGTCCTAAAGACTCCCCCTAttgcctggcgcggtggctcacacctgtaatcccagcaccttgggaggctgaggcggcggatcacgaggtcaggagattgagaccatcctgactaacacggtgaaaccccgtctctactaaaaatacaaaaaattagccgggcctggtggcgggcacctgtagtcccagctactcgggaggctgaggcaggagaatggcacaaacccgggaggcagaggttgcattgagccaagatcgcaccactgcactccagcctcagcaacagagcaagactccgtctcaaaaaaacaaagaaacaaaaaaaaacaagacccccTCGTCATGCTGCCTAAAGACCCCCATCACGCTCTCGTAAAGACCCCCGCCACGCCGTCCTAAAGACCCCCCATCACGCCATCATGAAGACCCCCATCACGCCCTCGTAAAGACCCCCACCACACCGTCCTAAAGACCCCCCATCACGCCGTCCTGAAGACCCCCATGCGGGAGGAACGGCTTGATGCTGCCCTGCTGGTCAGCCGCGTCCCTGCCCCACGTCCTTCTCCGCGACTCTGAGGCCAAGAGCAGCCTGTGGCAGCCCCTGAAGTCTGAATGTGTAGCCGAGGCTCGGAAGAGCCCGATgggggtcgggcgtggtggctcaggcctgtcacctcagccttcagagccTTCAGAAAACCACACGCAAAAGCCCAGCGGTCACTTTGGCCCCTCGCTCAGCCAGGGAGTTTGGTGCTGTTCACGGCGCTGTTCAAGGTCCTAACTCAAATCCTCCGACCCGCACCACACCCCCAGAGGTATGGAGACAAAGGCATCACCCGCCAGGTTCTACAGAGGGGACCCCACTATCCACCTGGCCGGCACACCCACGCCCTCCACCCCGAGACCCCCGTGCCGGGCTGGGACAGGTGCCCCAACCCCGCTCCCCGGCTCCCGCCGACACCTCCGTCAGGGGACACCCCGGGCCCCAGCACCGAAGCCTGCCCTGCGCCCTGCTCTGGAGGATGCAGCGGCTGCTGGCGAGGGTTGGGGATGCAGCAAGCGGCCCCCAACCCCACAGCGCACCGCCAGCGGCGCAGGTTACCTTTTCCTCCGGGCGGCGGACGCAGCGCGCCCTCTGCTGTCTTCAGGCCCCGCAGCACAGGCGCCAGCGGGTGCGCATTTAGCTGGTTTGGATCCCAGCTTTTGGCGGGCTGGGCAACGGGGACACCGGTGTTTGGGGCCTGACTGTCCACGTGGCGACAGGGGCAGGCCGGGAGCTCCATCTTCCCAGCAGCTTTGGTGCGGGTGGGCTGCGCGGCTCCACCGCTCTCGGCTGCCCCCCTTAAGGGTGCCAGCAAGACCAGGGGGAGCCCCTTCTCTTCCTTCAGTCCCAAGTCCCGCTGGAGAGCTGGTGATGGGGGTCCCTGGGCAGGGTCTGGCATGGCCGAGGGGCCCCGTGCCTTCAGCGGCTGCGCGTCCAACAGCGAGGCCGAGGCCTTGAGGTTGCAGATGGGCAGCACCTGCCTCCTGGCTCTCCTCACACTGACGCCCGCCACGCAGAGGTCGGACCCGCTGAATGGGGGCGGCTCAACCACAGGCTGTGGGGAAGGAACAGGTTGGGGTGCTGGGCTGTGGCCGGGATAGGGGGGTCCCTGCAGGAGGGGTCTGTGCAGGAGGGGCTGGTCGGGGCACAGACCCCCACCTGACTCAGGAGTGAACACCTGGGGTCCCACGCAGACCCCCAGGAGGCTCCCAGGCTCTGGAGAACCTGCGGGGAACCAAGGCTTCCTGAGGCTTGGGGGTCAGCCTGGGGGGCCCCACACCCAGGGACTCAGCTGCTCTTTTCCCGAGTTTAGCCACAGAGAGGCCGCAAGAGAGAGGCATTGGCCACGCTTCCCAATGGCTCCAGCACATGCGCAGGCACAGGGAGGCCCGCGAAAGATCCTCGGAGTGGAGGAGGCACTGCAGGCCAAGGCAGAGGAGCAGCATAGGTGGCCTGGAGGCTGTGGGCATGGAGCCCCCACCTCTAACCACAGTCAGGACTGGGCGAGGCTGGGAACAAGAGGGAGGAAAGCTGGACAGAGGCACTGAGCCTGAGTGAGCGGGGCCGCTCCACCCGCACGCCTGGAGTAGCCCCTTCCTCGGTGCCGACAAGGCACTGAGCCCCATGGGAGAGCAGGGCAGGCCTGGGCCCTCAGCGGGACCGAGCATGGTCGCAGAGCAGGATCGGCGTCCTCCATGGACCCCGCTGCACTGGCGGCCTGCAGCTCCACCCTCGCCCAGTGACCAGGTGGCAAAGCATCCACATGGCGGGCGGCCACCAAAGTCCCCAGGGGTGGGCGTGGCTCACCTGCCTCCACAGGAGCTCGAAGTTGCCGATGTCACAGCTGCGGTCCACGGCCACCTTGATGGTGTCCTCCTGCACCTGTGCACACAGCTGGGCCGTGACCGGCGTGGACGGGTGCATGGTGGGGCTGGAATTGATCTCGATCAGCCAGGGCCTGAAGTCCCTCCCAAGGACGAAGTCAGCCCCGTAGAGCTCAAAGCTGTTCTTGCGAGGCTCCACGTGGTCCTGGGCCACCTTCATGGTGTGGGCGATGGCCTTcttcatggatgggtagatgacGCTGCCCCACACGGCGCCGCGGCCCTGGCGCTGCAGGTACTCCTGGAACCTGGCGCTGGTCCACATGTTGTGTGCGGGCAGCAGGGGGCTGCGGCCCACATCATTCTTCAGGTGCTTCTGGACCGCGTTGTTGCACAGGTGGATGGCGCTGCAGGGGGGACGAGGGGCAGGTGCTCAGCCTCCCTTGGCCCAGGAGGGCACCCAAGGCCGGTCCTCCCAGCCGTGCTGAGCCCACCCAGCTGGCTCTAGAGAACCCTGCCCCTGAGGACTCCAACCCTCTGCTGGAGGGGCCCAGCTGGGATGAGTGTTACTGTCCCAGATGGAGAAACAGGGCTCAGAGAGGCCATGGGATTGGCCAGGCGCACAGCTCACAGCTGGAGGCCAAGAAATGGGCGCTGGAAGGGGGCCCTGGCTTCTCACTGCCCTGCCTGGGAGCTGCTTTTGCACAGGTGAGTTCCTGGACCCCCTCCAGGCCCACTTGACCAGAGGCAGTGAGCAGGTGAGGGTCGTAGCCCCTGGCCAGCTCCTCCCAGGCCTCTTCTGGGTGTGACTTCAAGCATGACCCACCAGGCATGACCGCAGCCCCTCGCCTGGGCCAGAGTTAACTCCCCTGCAAGGTCTCTGTTACATGACTCTCAGGCCTCCCTGGATTCTCACTCTTGAAAAGCAGACCCCCTTCCTGCCCAGCCGTCAGGTCCCCTAGTGCCTCACACCAAGCAAGGGCCACACAATAGTCAGAGGAAGCCTTGGTGCAAACAGAGGGTGGCAGGCATTGCCGTGTGGACAGCACACTCCTGAGGACTCCGCAGGCTCTCGCCATCCTGCCCACGAGGGGACCTGGCTGAGGCGGGGGTCCATCCACCCTGGGCGGCACACTTGCGGATATCTGAGCCTCCACCAGGCACCCCACATGCCGCCTCCCCACACCAGGGCCCAGGTGCTTCCCACACCATTCCAATCCCCCTGGGCACAGGCAAAATGGTGCCTTTTAAGATTTTCCAGAGATGATACACACAGCATGGGGTGTAGGGCGCTGGCTTTGAAGGCCGGTGGGCCTGGGCCTGTCCCTGGGGGAGGtcatcagcctcccaagcctcagtttccccatctgtgcctCTCGTGGTGGCAGGTGGCAGTGAGGGGGCCCCGCCCGTGCTGCTTCTCACTGCGGCTGCTCCAGGCATGCAGGCAGCAGCCCATTCCCTGGCCCGAGGCGTCCAGGTCGCCCACCGCACTGACCTGTCCAGCTTGTCCAGGGAGAAGCGCTGTGTTGAGAACCGCAAGTAACTCTCCTTGTAGAACCAGATGGTCAGGGGGTTCCAGTCCGTGACGAGGAACCACTGTCTGATGTCGAACTTGGTGTCATAGATGAGCAGCGGCGTCTCGATGTACTTCTGGACCACCCACTTGTTGTCCCTGGAAAGAGGGTGGTCTGCAGCTGCCAGCTCCAGGATCTCCTCCACACGGTCCATGCACACTATGTCTGCAAGAGGCCACCGCTCAACCCAGCATGCACAGCCACTGTGCAGCGGGACCTGAGCTCCTGAGCCCTGGGGCAGGGTCGCAGCTTGGCCCTGAGACCTGCACTGGCTTTGTCCAAGGCCAGCAGGCAGCATGGTTGGTGGGGGCGACGGGGGAGCAGGGAAGGCTTAGCGCTCATGGATGAGGCTAAAGCCAGTGCCTGAGTCCCCCAGGCTCTCTCCCAACAGAACCAGCCTCTGAGACTCCAGAGGGGACACAGAGATCAGTGAAGGGGCAGGGACAGAGACACTTTTAAAAGGGAGCCAGgaggatgggcgtggtggcttatgcctgtaatcccagcactttgggaggctgaggcaggtgaatcacttgaggtcgggagttcaagaccagcctggccaacatggtgaaactccatctctactaaaaatacaaaaaatta containing:
- the TTLL8 gene encoding protein monoglycylase TTLL8 isoform X3; this translates as MEPERKGLSLASSSDGDRREENKLKQGISQDLASSSRLDRYKIARQLTEKAIQEKKIFSIYGHYPVVRAALRRKGWVEKKFHFLPKIIPDVEDEGAPVNDDTCAKVKENQEMALEKTDDIHDVMSRLVKNEMPYLLWTIKRDIIDYHSLTYDQMLNHYAKTASFTTKIGLCVNMRSLPWYVPANPDSFFPRCYSLCTESEQQEFLEDFRRTMASSILKWVVSHQSCSRSGRSKPRDQREEAGSSDLSSRQDAENAEAKLRGLPGQLVDVACKVCQAYLGQLEHEDIDTSADAVEDLTEAEWEDLTQQYYSLVHGDAFISNSRNYFSQCQALLNRITSVNPQTDIDGLRNIWIIKPAAKSRGRDIVCMDRVEEILELAAADHPLSRDNKWVVQKYIETPLLIYDTKFDIRQWFLVTDWNPLTIWFYKESYLRFSTQRFSLDKLDSAIHLCNNAVQKHLKNDVGRSPLLPAHNMWTSARFQEYLQRQGRGAVWGSVIYPSMKKAIAHTMKVAQDHVEPRKNSFELYGADFVLGRDFRPWLIEINSSPTMHPSTPVTAQLCAQVQEDTIKVAVDRSCDIGNFELLWRQPVVEPPPFSGSDLCVAGVSVRRARRQVLPICNLKASASLLDAQPLKARGPSAMPDPAQGPPSPALQRDLGLKEEKGLPLVLLAPLRGAAESGGAAQPTRTKAAGKMELPACPCRHVDSQAPNTGVPVAQPAKSWDPNQLNAHPLAPVLRGLKTAEGALRPPPGGKGS